The genomic segment GACCTTAACGACTGAAGAGGCGTTGGAGTATAATCTGGCGGATGAGGTTGCTGATTCCGTTGAAGATCTGTTGGCGCTATATCAGATTGTCGAGGTTGATGGGGAGCGCAAAGCTTTAACGGCAGAGGGAATCGCGCAGAAGCAGATGGAGTTTGGTGATGATAATGTCAAAGCAATTAAGTCCCTAAAAGACGCAACACAGGAGGCAGTTTTGGTAACTGTGGCAGACCGGTTTGTCTTTTTTGTTACCAGCCCACTTATTAGTGGGCTACTGCTTACATTGGGCGGACTCGGATTATTTGTGGAAATTCGGACGCCCGGTTTCGGTATTCCGGGGATTGCTGGACTTATTTGTCTTGGGCTGTTTTTCTGGGGGCATAGGCTCCTGAATATTAGCGCGGATTATGCAGCAATCGCATTCATCCTAGGCGTGGCACTGCTTCTGATCGAATTGTTCGTAATACCGGGGTTTGGTATTGCGGGCATCGCTGGTATTGGACTGATGTTGGGCAGCGTTTTCTTTGTATTCCGAAGCGCATATAAATTCGAGACAGCCGTTTTTACACTGTCATCTGCAATTATCCTTGCTTTCGCGCTTGCAATTGCGCTTTCTTACCTGCTGCCCAGAACCCGCGCATGGAATCATCTCGTCTTGAGTGCCGCCATGGATTCGGGCTCAGGGTTTCATTCCGCACCACGAGAGGATTTTCAGGTGTACGTGGGTAAGACCGGGGTTGCGCTTACACCATTGCGTCCTGCCGGTACGGTTCGTGTTGACGACACCCGACTCGATGTAGTCACTGCCGGTGATTTTATCGTGCGCGACACGCCTGTGAAAATCATCAATGTCGAAGGATCGAAAATCTTCGTCGAAGCGATTGATGAAACGTAGGGGTATTACTTAATCCTATG from the Candidatus Poribacteria bacterium genome contains:
- a CDS encoding nodulation protein NfeD — translated: MLILLGSLLSWLAAVSSDHALVYVINIRNEIGNGLRVYIDNGIKQASEAEADAIIFDVHTPGGAVGAARDIIDAIQRTELPTIAYVNTEAISAGAMISLSCDQIVMRYGGAIGDSAPVSIQGEELNEKAVSYIRGKIRATAERGGRNPDIAAAMVDKRLYLVRLTDGEIITLREEEYLERKDLGEEMDIIAAGGPEGELLTLTTEEALEYNLADEVADSVEDLLALYQIVEVDGERKALTAEGIAQKQMEFGDDNVKAIKSLKDATQEAVLVTVADRFVFFVTSPLISGLLLTLGGLGLFVEIRTPGFGIPGIAGLICLGLFFWGHRLLNISADYAAIAFILGVALLLIELFVIPGFGIAGIAGIGLMLGSVFFVFRSAYKFETAVFTLSSAIILAFALAIALSYLLPRTRAWNHLVLSAAMDSGSGFHSAPREDFQVYVGKTGVALTPLRPAGTVRVDDTRLDVVTAGDFIVRDTPVKIINVEGSKIFVEAIDET